The following are from one region of the Mesorhizobium sp. B4-1-4 genome:
- the yidD gene encoding membrane protein insertion efficiency factor YidD — translation MDPHGHGDSAGPARHGRNWPGPWRKTPGRLLGTSLVRLYQLTLSGFIGNSCRHLPTCSEYAHEAIARHGLWAGGWMGFFRVLRCGPFGTHGIDLVPEVLADRYVWFMPWRYWRIGRKGGKASSRG, via the coding sequence GTGGATCCGCATGGACATGGGGATAGCGCCGGACCGGCAAGGCATGGCCGCAACTGGCCCGGCCCGTGGCGCAAGACGCCCGGCCGTCTCCTGGGCACGTCGCTCGTGCGCCTCTACCAGCTGACGCTGTCCGGCTTCATCGGCAATTCCTGCCGGCATCTGCCGACCTGTTCCGAATACGCGCATGAGGCGATCGCCCGCCACGGCCTGTGGGCCGGCGGCTGGATGGGATTTTTCCGCGTGCTGCGCTGCGGGCCATTCGGCACGCACGGGATCGACCTGGTTCCGGAAGTGCTGGCGGACCGTTATGTTTGGTTCATGCCTTGGCGCTATTGGCGGA